The DNA sequence CTGGTCAGCCCGCTGCTGGTCGACCTGGACGACGAGCTCGCGCCCGGCCACGCGGCGACCTGGGAACTGGTGACGGCGGCCCGGGCCGGCGAGCGGCACGCGCTGGAGGAGGTCGACCGCCTCGCGAACGCGCTCAGCACCGGAGTCACCCTGATCGCCTGGCTGCTCGCGCCGGAGGAGATCATCCTGGGCGGCTCGCTCGGTACCCTGCAGGACCTCCTGATCCCCGCGCTGGAGCGGAGACTCGCGACCAACGACCGCCCGATCGAGACGCGCTTGCGCGGGTCGCAGTTCGGCGACGCCAGCGTCCTCACCGGCGCCCTGCGGATGTGCATCGAATCCCTGGCCGACCAGCTCTTCACCCCCGCCGGAGTCGCCACCATCGGCCGCGCCCGCATCCCGGCGGCCTCCCCCGAGGAGGCCGCCAGCTAAGCCCTCCCGCAGGTGATCTCGGCCCGACACGCGCCCGGTCTCCTGCCGAAGCCCGTTCCGCAGGAGATCCTGACGCGTCTTCCTTCAGGAGACGACGTACTGCAACCCCACGGCCGTCTCCAGCGTCGCGCTGGCCGCGTGCAGCGACACGCTCCAGGTCTGGTCGCCGACCACGCCGTCCACCGCGACATGACCCCAGCCCTGGAACGCCTCCACCGAGGCGCGCGTGTGCGGCCCGAAGATACCGTCGATCCCGCCGGGCGTGACGCCTCCCCACTGGTCGGCGCCGTTGGTGAGGATGGTCTGGAGACTGGAGACGACGGCCCCGCTCGACCCTTCGCTGAGCACCGGCATCGGCCCGCCGTCCGGCAGCGCCGCCCAGGTGAGCGGCCCGACGATCCCGTCCGGCGTCAGCCCGGCCCCGCTCTGGAAGTCGATGATCGCCGCCTTCGTCGCCGGCCCGAAGATCCCGTCCACGACGATGCCGAGGTTCGGCGTGCGCCGCACCGCCCGCTGGGCCCGCTTGACCGCGTCGCCGGTGTCC is a window from the Leifsonia shinshuensis genome containing:
- a CDS encoding peptidoglycan-binding domain-containing protein; protein product: MSNPGQPTVQQGDTGDAVKRAQRAVRRTPNLGIVVDGIFGPATKAAIIDFQSGAGLTPDGIVGPLTWAALPDGGPMPVLSEGSSGAVVSSLQTILTNGADQWGGVTPGGIDGIFGPHTRASVEAFQGWGHVAVDGVVGDQTWSVSLHAASATLETAVGLQYVVS